From the genome of Miscanthus floridulus cultivar M001 chromosome 10, ASM1932011v1, whole genome shotgun sequence, one region includes:
- the LOC136489111 gene encoding probable glycosyltransferase 6: MAGASEAASFRVSASARSKHHGTATPQGLTAGRARDVLVFAAGIAAALLAFVGTALFLDPGGRGGLVTLPVPVPGPEDGPRTFYDDPEVSYAVASGRRLTGWDAKRAEWLRSRGLGRRNAPERVVMVSGSQPEPCPGDAGDHLMLRFLKNKLDYCRLHGIELLYNREVLHPAMRGYWAKIPIVRAAMLAHPEAEWVWWVDSDAVFTDMDFSLPLAKYAGRNFVVYGWPNKFFVRKSWLGLNAGVFLIRNCQWSLDFMDEWARMGPAYPEEHARWGKVFRDTLSDKDSDVACDQSALVYLLLNGWARLGKKTFIETEYFFQGYWKEVVDRLDGVAARYEAVERRTPTPGLRRRHAEREHLRYAAARNAAVSGVVPGPAGGGEKGWRRPLITHFVGCQPCSGGRNPMYSRESCDDGMRRALAFADDQVLRAYGFRHAAPLNDSVRVLPFD, translated from the coding sequence ATGGCCGGCGCGTCGGAGGCCGCTTCTTTCCGCGTCTCCGCTTCGGCGCGGAGCAAGCACCACGGCACCGCGACGCCGCAGGGGCTAACGGCGGGCCGCGCGCGCGACGTGCTCGTGTTCGCGGCCGGCATCGCGGCGGCCCTGCTCGCGTTCGTTGGTACGGCGTTGTTCCTCGACCCCGGCGGGCGCGGAGGCCTGGTCACCCTGCCCGTCCCTGTGCCCGGCCCGGAGGACGGGCCGCGCACGTTCTACGACGATCCGGAGGTGTCGTACGCCGTGGCGTCGGGGCGGCGCCTCACCGGGTGGGACGCCAAGCGCGCGGAGTGGCTGCGCTCGCGCGGACTCGGCCGCCGGAACGCGCCGGAGCGCGTGGTGATGGTGTCGGGCTCGCAGCCGGAGCCGTGCCCCGGCGACGCGGGCGACCACCTCATGCTGCGGTTCCTCAAGAACAAGCTCGACTACTGCCGCCTCCACGGGATCGAGCTGCTGTACAACAGGGAGGTCCTGCACCCTGCCATGCGGGGCTACTGGGCCAAGATCCCCATCGTGCGCGCCGCCATGCTCGCCCACCCGGAGGCGGAGTGGGTCTGGTGGGTGGACTCCGACGCCGTCTTCACCGACATGGACTTCTCCCTCCCGCTCGCCAAGTACGCCGGCCGCAACTTCGTCGTGTACGGCTGGCCCAACAAGTTCTTCGTGAGGAAGTCGTGGCTGGGGCTCAACGCCGGCGTGTTCCTCATCCGCAACTGCCAGTGGTCGCTCGACTTCATGGACGAGTGGGCGCGCATGGGCCCCGCCTACCCGGAAGAGCACGCCCGGTGGGGGAAGGTGTTCAGGGACACGCTAAGCGACAAGGACTCCGACGTGGCGTGCGACCAGTCCGCGCTCGTCTACCTGCTCCTCAACGGCTGGGCGAGGCTGGGGAAGAAGACCTTCATCGAGACGGAGTACTTCTTCCAGGGCTACTGGAAGGAGGTCGTGGACCGCCTCGACGGCGTCGCTGCGCGGTACGAGGCCGTCGAGCGGCGCACGCCCACGCCGGGGCTCCGGCGGCGGCACGCGGAGCGGGAGCACCTGCGGTACGCGGCGGCCCGGAACGCGGCCGTGAGTGGCGTCGTCCCGGGGCCCGCCGGTGGCGGGGAGAAGGGGTGGCGGCGGCCGCTCATCACGCACTTCGTGGGCTGCCAGCCCTGCAGCGGCGGTCGGAACCCGATGTACTCCAGGGAGAGCTGCGACGACGGGATGCGCCGCGCGCTGGCGTTCGCGGACGACCAGGTGCTCCGCGCGTACGGGTTCCGCCACGCCGCCCCGCTCAACGACAGCGTGCGGGTGCTGCCGTTCGACTAG
- the LOC136485167 gene encoding probable glycosyltransferase 6 has product MAAPDAAASAASKKGVAPPRPSSRARDAVVFATGVAAAVLAFLGPASILVPERTGLVAFPVPGPADGPRTFYDDPDLSYALGRRVTDWDAKRAQWLRSRGLGGRNGGGPERVVMVTGSQPEPCKGAGGDHLLLRFLKNKVDYCRLHGIELLYNNALLEPSMVAFWAKIPIVRAAMLAHPEAEWVWWVDADAVLTDMDFSLPLARYRPYNLVLYGWPEEVYEKRSWVGLNAGVFLIRNCQWSLDFMDEWASMGPASPEYARWGKTLRDTLSKKSDDQSALAYLLLTNRERWGDKTYLGIDYYFQGYFAEIVGKLDAIAARYVAAERKGGPALRRRHAEWEHLRYAAARNAAVRAVVPGPDGGGQSGWRRPFVTHFTGCNPCGGKRNKIYTREISEDGMRRALGFADDQVLRAYGFRHAAPLNDSVRPLPFDYPAARARNH; this is encoded by the coding sequence ATGGCCGCGCCGGACGCCGCCGCTTCGGCGGCGAGCAAGAAGGGCGTGGCGCCACCGAGGCCAAGCAGCCGCGCGCGCGACGCGGTCGTGTTCGCGACCGGCGTGGCCGCGGCCGTGCTGGCGTTCCTGGGGCCGGCGTCGATCCTCGTGCCCGAGCGCACCGGCCTCGTCGCCTTCCCCGTCCCAGGCCCCGCGGACGGCCCGCGCACGTTCTACGACGACCCGGATCTCTCGTACGCGCTCGGCCGGCGCGTCACCGATTGGGACGCGAAGCGCGCGCAGTGGCTGCGGTCGCGCGGGCTCGGCGGCCGGAACGGCGGCGGTCCGGAGCGCGTGGTGATGGTGACCGGGTCGCAGCCGGAGCCGTGCAAGGGCGCCGGCGGCGACCACCTGCTGCTGCGGTTCCTCAAGAACAAGGTGGACTACTGCCGGCTCCACGGGATCGAGCTGCTGTACAACAACGCGCTGCTGGAGCCGTCCATGGTGGCGTTCTGGGCCAAGATCCCCATCGTGCGCGCCGCCATGCTGGCGCACCCGGAGGCGGAGTGGGTGTGGTGGGTGGACGCCGACGCCGTGCTCACCGACATGGACTTCTCGCTCCCGCTCGCCAGGTACCGCCCCTACAACCTGGTTCTGTACGGCTGGCCCGAGGAGGTGTACGAGAAGCGGTCGTGGGTGGGGCTCAACGCCGGCGTGTTCCTCATCCGCAACTGCCAGTGGTCGCTCGACTTCATGGACGAGTGGGCTAGCATGGGCCCGGCCTCGCCGGAGTACGCCCGGTGGGGGAAGACGCTCAGGGACACGCTCAGCAAGAAGTCCGACGACCAGTCGGCGCTCGCGTACCTCCTCCTCACGAACCGGGAGCGATGGGGCGACAAGACCTACCTCGGCATCGACTACTACTTCCAGGGCTACTTCGCGGAGATCGTCGGCAAACTCGACGCCATCGCGGCGCGGTACGTGGCGGCGGAGCGGAAGGGTGGCCCGGCCCTCCGGCGGAGGCACGCGGAGTGGGAGCACCTGCGGTACGCGGCGGCGCGGAACGCCGCCGTCAGGGCCGTCGTCCCGGGCCCCGACGGCGGCGGGCAGTCCGGGTGGCGCCGCCCGTTCGTCACGCACTTCACCGGGTGCAACCCTTGCGGCGGCAAGCGGAACAAGATCTACACCAGGGAGATCTCCGAGGACGGGATGCGCCGCGCGCTCGGGTTCGCCGACGACCAGGTGCTCCGCGCGTACGGCTTCCGCCACGCCGCACCGCTCAACGACAGCGTGCGCCCGCTGCCGTTCGACTACCCCGCCGCGCGCGCCCGCAACCATTGA